One Leopardus geoffroyi isolate Oge1 chromosome C1, O.geoffroyi_Oge1_pat1.0, whole genome shotgun sequence DNA segment encodes these proteins:
- the CNKSR1 gene encoding connector enhancer of kinase suppressor of ras 1 isoform X2 — MAVAAPHLAVHVGPGLDDSLQDYCFEDWELPGKYLLQLCPQSLEALTVWPLGHQELILEGVEQLRALSSGRQTENLQSLTEGLLEVTQAFQSLVGGHLEGCAEPPADVLSAAVELVHEARALLFWLNRYLFSRLNDFSACQKIGELCAELGQALQENSPAAEKESKVLSICSHVVEICHAILSCSPQELLEQTAVLERVQLDDPLGLEIHTTSNCLHFVSRVGTQVPADSRLQILPGDEIVQVNEQVVVGWPHKNVVRELLQEPAGVSLVLKRVPVPKTPPQTPPRALGSPQLTISSLALTPQSPRAPPEDVFAFDLTSNPSPGPSAAWTDSTSLDPESLPIFPAPPATLPAGVAMTREPQEHPDKSPVPRQKKSKGVATRLSRRRVSCRELGQPDCDGWLLLRKVAGGFMGPRWRRCWFVLKRHTLYWYRQPQDEKAEGLINVSNYSLESGQDQKKKYVFQLTHDVYKPFIFAADTLEDLSMWVRHLITCISKYQSPGRASLPREEDCYSETEAEDPDDEAGSRSGSPSQARAWSPLHGDTLPAATPMQGGPRASFGPPTDNSEGALEGMVWGLRQGGVSLLGQPQPLTHEQWRSSFMRRNRDPQLNERVHRVRALQSTLKAKLQELQALEEVLGDPELTGEKFRRWKERNQELYSESLGAWGLVQAEGHSQVLISDSREQSSHPLPSEPEEQSHLCPLTPESNRGPPDL; from the exons atGGCTGTCGCCGCGCCTCACCTGGCCGTCCACGTGGGCCCAG GCCTCGATGACTCCCTGCAGGACTATTGCTTTGAGGACTGGGAGCTGCCTGGCAAGTACCTGCTCCAGCTCTGTCCCCAAAGCCTTGAGGCTCTGACCGTATGGCCTCTGGGCCACCAGGAGCTCATCCTGGAGGGGGTGGAACAGCTCCGGGCCTTG AGCTCTGGGCGACAGACAGAGAATCTGCAGAGCCTGACGGAGGGATTGCTGGAGGTGACCCAGGCCTTCCAGAGCTTAGTCGGAGGCCACCTGGAAGGCTGTGCTGAGCCCCCTGCTGATGTCCTTAGCGCGGCTGTGGAACTGGTGCATGAGGCCCGCGCCCTCCTCTTCTGGCTCAACAG GTACCTCTTCTCTCGCTTAAACGACTTCTCGGCCTGCCAGAAGATTGGGGAGTTGTGCGCGGAGCTGGGCCAGGCCTTGCAGGAG AACAGTCCGGCAGCTGAGAAGGAGAGCAAAGTCCTGAGCATT tgcagCCATGTGGTAGAGATCTGCCATGCCATCCTGAGCTGCAGCCCCCAGGAGCTTCTAGAGCAGACGGCTGTGCTGGAGCGTGTGCAGCTGGACGATCCTTTG GGTCTGGAAATCCATACCACCAGTAACTGCCTGCACTTCGTGTCCCGCGTGGGCACTCAG GTCCCTGCGGACTCCCGGCTGCAGATCCTGCCTGGAGATGAGATTGTCCAGGTCAACGAGCAGGTGGTG GTGGGCTGGCCCCATAAGAACGTGGTGAGGGAGCTGCTTCAAGAGCCAGCCGGGGTCAGCTTAGTGCTGAAGAGGGTCCCAGTACCAAAGACCCCCCCACAG ACCCCTCCTCGGGCCCTGGGCTCCCCACAGCTGACGATCTCCTCGCTGGCTCTCACCCCACAGTCTCCCAG GGCCCCACCCGAAGACGTCTTTGCCTTCGACCTGACTTCAAACCCAAGTCCTGGACCCAGCGCTGCCTGGACAG ACTCTACCTCCCTTGACCCTGAATCCCTACCCATTTTCCCTGCACCCCCAGCCACACTCCCAGCAGGGGTGGCAATGACTCGGGAACCCCAGGAGCACCCTGACAAG AGTCCTGTCCCTCGTCAGAAGAAGTCAAAAG GTGTGGCAACGCGGCTGAGTCGCCGGCGGGTGTCATGCCGGGAGCTGGGCCAGCCAGACTGTGACGGCTGGCTCCTGCTGCGCAAGGTGGCTGGTGGCTTCATGGGTCCGCGCTGGCGCCGCTGCTGGTTCGTGCTCAAGAGACACACGCTCTACTGGTACCGCCAGCCCCAG GATGAGAAGGCTGAGGGCCTCATCAATGTTTCCAACTACAGTCTGGAAAGTGGACAGGATCAGAAGAAAAAGTA TGTGTTCCAGCTCACCCATGACGTGTACAAACCCTTCATTTTTGCTGCTGATACCCTGGAGGATCTGAGCAT GTGGGTGCGCCATCTCATCACCTGCATTTCCAAGTACCAGTCTCCAGGCCGGGCCTCCCTGCCCCGAGAGGAAG actgcTACAGTGAGACAGAAGCAGAAGATCCTGATGATGAGGCTGGGTCCCGCTCGGGCTCG CCCAGCCAAGCCCGAGCTTGGAGTCCACTCCATGGAGACACATTACCTGCAGCCACCCCCATGCAGGGTGGCCCACGGGCTTCCTTTGGCCCACCAACAG aCAACAGTGAAGGGGCACTGGAAGGAATGGTGTGGGGGCTGAGGCAGGGTGGCGTGTCCCTCCTGGGCCAGCCACAGCCTCTCACTCATGAACAATGGCGGAGCTCTTTTATGCGGCGCAACCGAGACCCCCAGCTCAATGAACGAGTGCACCGTGTGCGCGCGCTACAGAGCACACTCAAG GCAAAGCTGCAGGAGCTGCAGGCCTTGGAGGAAGTGCTAGGCGACCCTGAGCTGACTGGAGAGAAGTTCCGGCGGTGGAAGGAGCGGAACCAGGAGCTCTACTCAgagagcctgggagcctggggcttgGTGCAGGCTGAAGGCCACTCCCAAGTCCTGATCTCTGACTCCAGAGAACAGtcttcccaccccctgccctctgaACCTGAGGAACAGTCCCATCTCTGCCCCCTGACCCCAGAGAGCAACCGCGGACCTCCTGACCTCTGA
- the CNKSR1 gene encoding connector enhancer of kinase suppressor of ras 1 isoform X1: MEPVATWTPAKVAAWLRGLDDSLQDYCFEDWELPGKYLLQLCPQSLEALTVWPLGHQELILEGVEQLRALSSGRQTENLQSLTEGLLEVTQAFQSLVGGHLEGCAEPPADVLSAAVELVHEARALLFWLNRYLFSRLNDFSACQKIGELCAELGQALQENSPAAEKESKVLSICSHVVEICHAILSCSPQELLEQTAVLERVQLDDPLGLEIHTTSNCLHFVSRVGTQVPADSRLQILPGDEIVQVNEQVVVGWPHKNVVRELLQEPAGVSLVLKRVPVPKTPPQTPPRALGSPQLTISSLALTPQSPRAPPEDVFAFDLTSNPSPGPSAAWTDSTSLDPESLPIFPAPPATLPAGVAMTREPQEHPDKSPVPRQKKSKGVATRLSRRRVSCRELGQPDCDGWLLLRKVAGGFMGPRWRRCWFVLKRHTLYWYRQPQDEKAEGLINVSNYSLESGQDQKKKYVFQLTHDVYKPFIFAADTLEDLSMWVRHLITCISKYQSPGRASLPREEDCYSETEAEDPDDEAGSRSGSPSQARAWSPLHGDTLPAATPMQGGPRASFGPPTDNSEGALEGMVWGLRQGGVSLLGQPQPLTHEQWRSSFMRRNRDPQLNERVHRVRALQSTLKAKLQELQALEEVLGDPELTGEKFRRWKERNQELYSESLGAWGLVQAEGHSQVLISDSREQSSHPLPSEPEEQSHLCPLTPESNRGPPDL; encoded by the exons ATGGAGCCAGTGGCGACCTGGACCCCCGCGAAGGTGGCAGCTTGGCTgagag GCCTCGATGACTCCCTGCAGGACTATTGCTTTGAGGACTGGGAGCTGCCTGGCAAGTACCTGCTCCAGCTCTGTCCCCAAAGCCTTGAGGCTCTGACCGTATGGCCTCTGGGCCACCAGGAGCTCATCCTGGAGGGGGTGGAACAGCTCCGGGCCTTG AGCTCTGGGCGACAGACAGAGAATCTGCAGAGCCTGACGGAGGGATTGCTGGAGGTGACCCAGGCCTTCCAGAGCTTAGTCGGAGGCCACCTGGAAGGCTGTGCTGAGCCCCCTGCTGATGTCCTTAGCGCGGCTGTGGAACTGGTGCATGAGGCCCGCGCCCTCCTCTTCTGGCTCAACAG GTACCTCTTCTCTCGCTTAAACGACTTCTCGGCCTGCCAGAAGATTGGGGAGTTGTGCGCGGAGCTGGGCCAGGCCTTGCAGGAG AACAGTCCGGCAGCTGAGAAGGAGAGCAAAGTCCTGAGCATT tgcagCCATGTGGTAGAGATCTGCCATGCCATCCTGAGCTGCAGCCCCCAGGAGCTTCTAGAGCAGACGGCTGTGCTGGAGCGTGTGCAGCTGGACGATCCTTTG GGTCTGGAAATCCATACCACCAGTAACTGCCTGCACTTCGTGTCCCGCGTGGGCACTCAG GTCCCTGCGGACTCCCGGCTGCAGATCCTGCCTGGAGATGAGATTGTCCAGGTCAACGAGCAGGTGGTG GTGGGCTGGCCCCATAAGAACGTGGTGAGGGAGCTGCTTCAAGAGCCAGCCGGGGTCAGCTTAGTGCTGAAGAGGGTCCCAGTACCAAAGACCCCCCCACAG ACCCCTCCTCGGGCCCTGGGCTCCCCACAGCTGACGATCTCCTCGCTGGCTCTCACCCCACAGTCTCCCAG GGCCCCACCCGAAGACGTCTTTGCCTTCGACCTGACTTCAAACCCAAGTCCTGGACCCAGCGCTGCCTGGACAG ACTCTACCTCCCTTGACCCTGAATCCCTACCCATTTTCCCTGCACCCCCAGCCACACTCCCAGCAGGGGTGGCAATGACTCGGGAACCCCAGGAGCACCCTGACAAG AGTCCTGTCCCTCGTCAGAAGAAGTCAAAAG GTGTGGCAACGCGGCTGAGTCGCCGGCGGGTGTCATGCCGGGAGCTGGGCCAGCCAGACTGTGACGGCTGGCTCCTGCTGCGCAAGGTGGCTGGTGGCTTCATGGGTCCGCGCTGGCGCCGCTGCTGGTTCGTGCTCAAGAGACACACGCTCTACTGGTACCGCCAGCCCCAG GATGAGAAGGCTGAGGGCCTCATCAATGTTTCCAACTACAGTCTGGAAAGTGGACAGGATCAGAAGAAAAAGTA TGTGTTCCAGCTCACCCATGACGTGTACAAACCCTTCATTTTTGCTGCTGATACCCTGGAGGATCTGAGCAT GTGGGTGCGCCATCTCATCACCTGCATTTCCAAGTACCAGTCTCCAGGCCGGGCCTCCCTGCCCCGAGAGGAAG actgcTACAGTGAGACAGAAGCAGAAGATCCTGATGATGAGGCTGGGTCCCGCTCGGGCTCG CCCAGCCAAGCCCGAGCTTGGAGTCCACTCCATGGAGACACATTACCTGCAGCCACCCCCATGCAGGGTGGCCCACGGGCTTCCTTTGGCCCACCAACAG aCAACAGTGAAGGGGCACTGGAAGGAATGGTGTGGGGGCTGAGGCAGGGTGGCGTGTCCCTCCTGGGCCAGCCACAGCCTCTCACTCATGAACAATGGCGGAGCTCTTTTATGCGGCGCAACCGAGACCCCCAGCTCAATGAACGAGTGCACCGTGTGCGCGCGCTACAGAGCACACTCAAG GCAAAGCTGCAGGAGCTGCAGGCCTTGGAGGAAGTGCTAGGCGACCCTGAGCTGACTGGAGAGAAGTTCCGGCGGTGGAAGGAGCGGAACCAGGAGCTCTACTCAgagagcctgggagcctggggcttgGTGCAGGCTGAAGGCCACTCCCAAGTCCTGATCTCTGACTCCAGAGAACAGtcttcccaccccctgccctctgaACCTGAGGAACAGTCCCATCTCTGCCCCCTGACCCCAGAGAGCAACCGCGGACCTCCTGACCTCTGA
- the CATSPER4 gene encoding cation channel sperm-associated protein 4 — MMDNRRTWWQQWTDINIKPLNVMRATHEPYARPEEQVLINRRDITSTRDTWDMQEFITHMYIKQLLRHPAFQLLLALLLVVNAITIALRTNSFLGQKHYELFSTIDDIVLTILICEVLLGWLNGFWIFWKDGWNILNFLIIFILLLGFFINELSAISITYTLRALRLVHVCMAVEPLARIIRVILQSVPDMANIMTLILFFMLVFSVFGVTLFGAFVPMHFQNMQVALYTLFICITQDGWVDIYRDFQMETREYAMEIGGAVYFAIFITIGAFIGINLLVVVVTTNLEQMMKAGEHGQLHQTTFRETGKEEEDGSNYLPLVHCAVARLEMSGLPQEPLTGGNLSNLSENTCDNFCLVLEAIQENLMHYKEIRDELNTIVEEVRSIRFNQEQEEELMHKHVSLSLSVASGSSLDIHDMTCQQDLITALINRDKVQESNTNLLLNKHKASR, encoded by the exons ATGATGGATAACCGAAGGACCTGGTGGCAGCAGTGGACCGACATCAATATCAAACCTTTGAACGTCATG AGGGCCACTCATGAGCCCTACGCCCGGCCGGAGGAACAAGTACTGATCAACCGCAGAGACATCACTAGCACGAGG gATACCTGGGACATGCAGGAGTTCATCACTCACATGTACATCAAGCAGCTGCTTCGTCACCCAGCCTTCCAGCTGCTGCTGGCCTTGCTGCTGGTGGTCAACGCCATCACCATTGCTCTGCGCACCAACTCCTTCCTTGGCCAG AAACACTATGAGTTGTTCTCTACCATAGATGACATTGTGCTGACCATCCTTATCTGTGAGGTCCTCCTCGGCTGGTTAAATGGCTTCTGGATTTTCTGGAAG gaCGGCTGGAACATCCTCAACTTCCTTATCATCTTTATCTTGCTCCTGGGGTTCTTCATTAATGAACTCAGTGCCATCTCTATCACCTATACCCTCAG GGCGCTTCGTCTGGTGCACGTGTGCATGGCGGTGGAGCCTCTGGCCCGGATCATCCGTGTCATCCTGCAGTCGGTGCCTGACATGGCCAATATCATGACCCTCATCCTCTTCTTCATGCTG GTGTTCTCCGTGTTCGGGGTCACTCTCTTTGGTGCGTTTGTGCCCATGCATTTCCAGAACATGCAGGTTGCCCTGTACACCCTTTTCATCTGCATCACCCAAGATGGCTGGGTGGACATCTACAGGGACTTTCA GATGGAGACAAGAGAGTACGCAATGGAGATTGGGGGTGCTGTCTACTTTGCCATCTTCATCACCATCGGTGCCTTCATTGGCATCAACCTGTTGGTCGTTGTGGTGACCACCAATCTGGAGCAAATGATGAAGGCAGGCGAGCATGGACAACTGCATCAGACAACCTTCCGTGAG AcaggcaaggaggaggaggatggaagtAACTACCTGCCACTGGTGCACTGTGCGGTCGCCCGTTTGGAGATGTCTGGCCTCCCCCAGGAGCCACTTACGGGGGGCAACCTGTCTAACCTCTCGGAAAACACCTGTGACAACTTTTGCCTGGTGCTCGAGGCAATACAGGAGAACTTGATGCACTACAAGGAGATCCGAGATGAGCTTAACAC GATAGTAGAGGAGGTGCGCTCCATCCGCTTCAaccaggagcaggaggaggagctgaTGCACAAGCATGTGTCCCTGAGCCTGTCGGTGGCGAGTGGGTCCTCCTTGGACATCCACGACATGACTTGCCAGCAAGACTTGATCACTGCGCTCATCAACAGGGATAAG GTTCAGGAATCCAACACAAACCTGCTCCTTAACAAACACAAGGCCAGCCGCTGA